In one Streptomyces sp. T12 genomic region, the following are encoded:
- a CDS encoding cupredoxin family copper-binding protein, whose protein sequence is MKRSNDSDAAPRHRPPAGNRGLLVAGVGAALAAVLSLGLLQAAAGTSAAGASSTADAGAAQAPAAAAAQAQPAADAAPDHQVDIMNNKFGDGKQLVVEVGDTVRWTNHDSVPHTVTTTKGPKKFDSGTLEQGDSWSYTFSTAGTYEYYCAVHPDMVASVKVVAPDDGGTSGGSSGGSSGGSSGGSSGGSSGGSGSGGGTGGTSGGGTGGTSGGGTGGTSGGGSGGTSGGSSGGTSGGGSGGGDEQCASVQDVLLPILQHLNAAHLERSPGQQVQDALALDAYIKTHTVWIESILTPATQGGGTILDDTLSVLLNHINKAHLEESPGQQVADLLNADSYVQMHTVWAEHLLTPTEDFLTNSC, encoded by the coding sequence TTGAAACGAAGTAATGACAGCGACGCGGCACCGCGTCACCGGCCGCCCGCGGGCAACCGGGGACTGCTGGTCGCCGGAGTCGGCGCGGCGCTGGCCGCGGTGCTCAGCCTGGGGCTGCTCCAGGCCGCCGCCGGCACCTCGGCGGCCGGGGCGTCCTCCACGGCGGACGCGGGCGCGGCTCAGGCGCCCGCTGCCGCCGCGGCCCAGGCCCAGCCGGCGGCCGACGCGGCGCCGGACCACCAGGTCGACATCATGAACAACAAGTTCGGCGACGGGAAACAGCTCGTCGTCGAGGTCGGCGACACGGTCCGCTGGACCAACCACGACAGCGTGCCGCACACGGTCACCACGACCAAGGGCCCGAAGAAGTTCGACTCGGGCACGTTGGAGCAGGGCGACTCGTGGTCGTACACCTTCAGCACGGCCGGGACGTACGAGTACTACTGCGCGGTGCACCCGGACATGGTGGCGTCCGTGAAGGTCGTCGCCCCCGACGACGGCGGCACGTCGGGCGGTTCGTCCGGTGGCTCGTCCGGTGGTTCCTCGGGCGGGTCGAGCGGCGGCTCCTCCGGTGGCTCCGGCTCCGGTGGCGGCACGGGCGGTACGTCGGGTGGCGGCACGGGCGGTACGTCGGGTGGCGGCACGGGCGGTACGTCCGGTGGTGGCTCCGGCGGCACGTCGGGCGGTTCGTCGGGCGGTACGTCCGGCGGTGGCTCCGGTGGCGGCGACGAGCAGTGCGCCAGCGTCCAGGACGTGCTGCTGCCGATCCTCCAGCACCTCAACGCGGCGCACCTGGAGCGGTCCCCGGGCCAGCAGGTGCAGGACGCGCTGGCGCTGGACGCGTACATCAAGACGCACACGGTGTGGATCGAGAGCATCCTGACGCCCGCCACCCAGGGCGGCGGCACGATCCTCGACGACACGCTCAGCGTGCTGCTGAACCACATCAACAAGGCGCACCTGGAGGAGTCGCCCGGGCAGCAGGTCGCCGATCTGCTGAACGCCGACAGCTACGTGCAGATGCACACGGTCTGGGCCGAGCACCTGCTCACGCCCACCGAGGACTTCCTCACCAACAGCTGCTGA
- a CDS encoding plastocyanin/azurin family copper-binding protein yields the protein MRAARRAVPGTVLALAVLAVLVVLVGMLLVLPVGRASAATYRVAMSGYAFSPTTLTITAGSTVTWTNQDTAPHDVKTTSAPAAFHSPMLNKGGSWSFTFNTPGTYAYYCTVHPNMTARIVVQAAAPKTSAPAPTHDHSGTGSSTGHQSSGHHATAPSPTAATRSPASSPVRSTPSTSAPASAPPGSPTPAPTPASVPQTQVTASTTRPLDPLLILTGIVAGVAVLCLLLVGSRASRTREEKP from the coding sequence ATGAGGGCGGCACGGCGAGCGGTCCCGGGGACCGTCCTCGCCCTGGCCGTCCTGGCCGTCCTGGTCGTCCTGGTCGGGATGCTGCTCGTGCTGCCGGTCGGCCGGGCGTCGGCGGCGACGTACCGGGTCGCCATGAGCGGCTACGCCTTCAGCCCCACGACCCTGACCATCACCGCCGGCTCCACGGTCACCTGGACCAACCAGGACACCGCCCCGCACGACGTGAAAACCACGTCGGCTCCGGCCGCCTTCCACTCCCCCATGCTGAACAAGGGCGGAAGCTGGAGCTTCACCTTCAACACCCCGGGGACGTACGCCTACTACTGCACCGTCCACCCGAACATGACGGCCCGGATCGTGGTCCAGGCGGCGGCACCGAAGACTTCGGCGCCCGCGCCGACGCACGACCACTCGGGTACGGGGTCATCGACGGGACACCAGTCGTCCGGTCACCACGCGACCGCACCGAGTCCGACAGCGGCGACACGCTCACCGGCCTCCTCGCCCGTACGGTCCACACCGTCCACGTCGGCTCCGGCGTCCGCGCCACCCGGGTCACCGACGCCCGCACCCACGCCGGCCTCTGTGCCGCAGACCCAGGTCACCGCCTCGACAACCCGCCCACTGGACCCGCTCCTGATCCTGACCGGGATAGTCGCGGGCGTCGCGGTCCTGTGCCTGCTCCTGGTGGGCTCCCGGGCCTCCCGGACCCGCGAGGAGAAACCCTGA
- a CDS encoding CGNR zinc finger domain-containing protein yields MSERSPAPGGLELVESLVNTLDIESGADSLDTAQGRARFGLAEEDVPGARELRESLRVVLLAHAGHPPHRAVAPLGELLAASPLLVTVEAADGSAGLAPADEGPLLSRVAAAIAQALVEGTWNRLKACEAVDCHWAYYDRSPAGRGRWCSMQVCGARAKMRRYRAK; encoded by the coding sequence ATGAGTGAGAGATCGCCCGCGCCCGGGGGCCTGGAGCTGGTCGAGTCCCTGGTCAACACGCTGGACATCGAGTCGGGCGCCGACTCGCTGGACACGGCGCAGGGCCGGGCGCGCTTCGGGCTGGCCGAGGAGGACGTGCCGGGAGCGCGGGAGCTGCGGGAGTCGCTGCGGGTGGTTCTTCTCGCGCACGCGGGGCATCCGCCGCATCGTGCGGTGGCCCCGCTGGGCGAGCTGCTGGCGGCGAGCCCGCTGCTCGTCACCGTCGAGGCCGCCGACGGCTCGGCCGGCCTCGCCCCCGCCGACGAGGGCCCGCTGCTCTCCCGGGTGGCGGCGGCCATCGCCCAGGCCCTCGTCGAGGGCACGTGGAACCGGCTGAAGGCCTGCGAGGCCGTCGACTGTCACTGGGCGTACTACGACCGCAGCCCGGCGGGCCGCGGTCGTTGGTGCTCGATGCAGGTGTGTGGGGCGCGGGCGAAGATGCGGCGGTATCGGGCGAAGTGA
- a CDS encoding VOC family protein: protein MAIAELGVVVLDCPDPRALAGFYARVLGGSVEGEGDWVDLKVPGGQSLAFQAAPGFVPPKWPAPDHSQQFHLDLTVADLDAAEEGVLALGAKPLDAEDRSRSFRVYSDPAGHPFCLCAC from the coding sequence ATGGCCATCGCCGAACTGGGCGTCGTCGTCCTGGACTGTCCCGACCCCCGTGCCCTCGCCGGCTTCTACGCGCGCGTGCTCGGCGGAAGCGTCGAGGGCGAAGGGGACTGGGTGGACTTGAAGGTGCCCGGCGGGCAGTCGCTGGCGTTCCAGGCCGCCCCCGGGTTCGTACCGCCGAAGTGGCCGGCGCCCGATCACTCCCAGCAGTTCCATCTGGACCTGACCGTCGCGGACCTGGACGCGGCCGAGGAAGGCGTACTGGCACTGGGGGCGAAGCCGCTGGACGCCGAGGACCGGTCGCGGAGCTTCCGGGTTTACTCGGATCCAGCCGGGCACCCGTTCTGCCTGTGCGCCTGCTGA
- a CDS encoding VOC family protein — translation MSPVARLRSVVIDCPDPRALARFYAGVGGGTPEDDDPDWVVLQIPGGPRLSFQAAPGYTPPEWPRGDRNSQQFHLDFDAGSTWEEVDAAEEKVLGLGARLLHAEDKEDWRVYADPAGHPFCLCRIEHGE, via the coding sequence ATGAGTCCCGTGGCACGCCTGCGTTCCGTCGTCATCGACTGCCCCGACCCGCGCGCCCTCGCCCGCTTCTACGCAGGCGTCGGCGGCGGTACGCCCGAGGACGACGACCCGGATTGGGTCGTACTCCAGATCCCGGGCGGGCCACGGCTCTCCTTCCAGGCGGCGCCCGGGTACACGCCGCCGGAGTGGCCGCGGGGCGACCGCAACTCGCAGCAGTTCCACCTCGACTTCGACGCGGGGTCCACCTGGGAGGAGGTCGACGCGGCCGAGGAGAAGGTGCTGGGGCTGGGTGCGCGGTTGCTGCACGCCGAGGACAAGGAGGACTGGCGGGTGTACGCCGACCCGGCGGGGCACCCGTTCTGCCTCTGCCGGATCGAGCACGGCGAGTAG
- a CDS encoding dipeptidase, whose protein sequence is MADLKDELDTSPEVGEIDDLPAPLPGEPYESVAGPGDDTDAGLLDRAHALLTAHPVADGYSGLPWALRRLPRVDLELGESAVDTDVPRMREGHVAALFWALHLPEGLAGERAVGATLEQLDLVKTVVRAHPEGLRLADTPGPITDVRHFGRVAVLPGPAGAAALGDSLGILRSLHGLGLRALTLSDTSWASEAGLTRFGDEVLREMNRLGVLAELSGASANTLRRACAVSKSPVVCARSAAHALRPHPANLPDDLLAELGAVGGLCMVPLTAEQTGPSVRDVADHLDHVREVAGPECVGLSGTYDAGAAHPQDLTDASGYPRLVAELLRRGWPEADIALLTWGNVQRVLREADFTAREAQRRREPSTVKIADLDR, encoded by the coding sequence ATGGCAGACCTCAAGGACGAACTGGACACCAGCCCCGAGGTCGGCGAGATCGATGACCTGCCCGCCCCGCTCCCCGGGGAGCCGTACGAATCCGTCGCCGGGCCGGGCGACGACACCGACGCAGGCCTCCTCGACCGCGCCCACGCCCTGCTCACCGCCCACCCCGTCGCCGACGGCTACAGCGGACTGCCGTGGGCGCTGCGCCGGCTGCCCCGGGTCGACCTGGAGCTCGGCGAGAGCGCCGTCGACACGGACGTGCCGCGGATGCGCGAAGGCCACGTCGCCGCGCTGTTCTGGGCGCTGCACCTGCCCGAGGGACTGGCCGGGGAGCGGGCCGTCGGTGCCACGCTTGAGCAGCTGGACCTGGTGAAGACCGTCGTACGGGCCCACCCCGAGGGCCTGCGCCTCGCCGACACCCCCGGGCCGATCACCGACGTCCGCCACTTCGGTCGCGTCGCCGTCCTGCCCGGCCCCGCGGGTGCCGCGGCCCTCGGCGACTCCCTCGGCATCCTGCGTTCCCTGCACGGGCTCGGGCTGCGCGCCCTCACCCTGTCCGACACCTCCTGGGCGAGCGAGGCGGGCCTGACCAGGTTCGGCGACGAGGTGCTGCGCGAGATGAACCGCCTCGGTGTGCTGGCCGAACTCTCCGGCGCCTCCGCGAACACCCTGCGCCGCGCCTGCGCGGTCTCCAAGTCACCGGTCGTGTGCGCCCGCTCCGCCGCCCACGCCCTGCGCCCCCACCCGGCCAACCTCCCCGACGACCTGCTCGCCGAGCTGGGCGCCGTCGGAGGCCTGTGCATGGTGCCGCTCACCGCCGAGCAGACCGGCCCGTCCGTCCGGGACGTCGCCGACCATCTCGACCACGTGCGCGAGGTGGCGGGCCCGGAGTGCGTCGGCCTGTCCGGCACCTACGACGCAGGCGCCGCCCACCCCCAGGACCTCACCGACGCCTCCGGCTACCCCCGCCTGGTCGCCGAGCTGCTGCGCCGGGGCTGGCCCGAGGCTGACATCGCACTGCTGACCTGGGGCAACGTCCAGCGCGTCCTGCGCGAAGCCGACTTCACGGCCCGGGAGGCACAGCGGCGCCGGGAGCCGTCGACGGTGAAGATCGCCGACCTCGACCGCTGA
- a CDS encoding MerR family transcriptional regulator, producing the protein MRIGELARRTGVSERSLRYYETQGLLRAERTPGGHRDYPEAAVDRVVRIQELFAAGLHSSRIVQLLPCMRDTDGGPSAVATPRLVEDLTAERDRIDRMIADLVRSRETLNEVIEAARES; encoded by the coding sequence ATGCGGATCGGTGAACTCGCCCGGCGCACCGGCGTGAGTGAGCGGTCGCTGCGCTACTACGAGACCCAGGGCCTGCTGCGCGCCGAGCGCACCCCGGGCGGGCACCGCGACTACCCCGAGGCGGCCGTGGACCGGGTCGTCCGGATCCAGGAGCTGTTCGCCGCCGGGCTGCACAGCAGCCGGATCGTGCAGTTGCTGCCCTGCATGCGGGACACCGACGGCGGCCCCTCCGCCGTCGCAACGCCCCGGCTGGTCGAGGACCTCACCGCCGAACGCGACCGCATCGACCGCATGATCGCCGACCTCGTCCGCTCCAGGGAAACCCTGAACGAGGTGATCGAGGCGGCGCGCGAAAGCTGA
- a CDS encoding alkene reductase yields MTQTTDFLAPARLGRLALPHHLVMAPLTRNRAAADGTPTDLMVTHYTQRATAGLIIGEASTPNAVGQTYPNITAIHTDRHLAGWRRVTEAVREGGGRMFLQLQHGGRVSHPETTGLTPVAPSPVPLPETIFTPRGHRPAVVPREMTVADIRATVADFAAAARRAVEAGFEGVEVHSANGHLLHQFLAGNTNRRTDGYGGPVERRVRFTAEVTEAVADAIGADRVGVRISPGNTVNGIAEDDTDVLYPALVARLRALDLAYLHLVHADPDTAVYRSIRADWPGVLIGNPVLPDLTTEGVTRAAAGMLAAGADLVALGRPFLANPDLVTRLRLGAPLTPVRDRYLMYTGGATGYTDYPALDDQPSSASMVALDGPRVA; encoded by the coding sequence ATGACGCAGACGACGGACTTCCTGGCCCCGGCCCGGCTCGGCCGGCTCGCACTTCCCCACCACCTGGTGATGGCACCGCTCACCCGCAACCGCGCGGCGGCGGACGGCACCCCGACCGACCTCATGGTCACCCACTACACCCAGCGCGCCACGGCCGGCCTGATCATCGGCGAGGCCTCGACACCGAACGCGGTCGGGCAGACGTACCCGAACATCACCGCGATCCACACCGACCGGCACCTGGCCGGGTGGCGGCGGGTGACCGAGGCCGTGCGGGAGGGCGGCGGGCGGATGTTCCTGCAGCTCCAGCACGGCGGGCGGGTCAGCCATCCGGAGACCACCGGCCTGACGCCCGTCGCGCCCTCCCCCGTGCCGCTGCCGGAGACGATCTTCACGCCGCGCGGGCACCGGCCGGCCGTCGTCCCCCGGGAGATGACGGTCGCCGACATCCGGGCCACCGTCGCCGACTTCGCCGCGGCCGCCCGCCGGGCCGTCGAGGCGGGCTTCGAGGGAGTCGAGGTGCACTCGGCCAACGGGCATCTGCTGCACCAGTTCCTCGCCGGGAACACCAACCGCAGGACGGACGGATACGGCGGGCCGGTGGAGCGGCGGGTCCGGTTCACCGCGGAGGTGACCGAGGCGGTGGCCGATGCGATCGGCGCCGACCGGGTGGGCGTGCGGATCTCCCCGGGAAACACCGTCAACGGCATCGCGGAGGACGACACCGACGTCCTCTACCCCGCGTTGGTGGCCCGGCTGCGGGCTCTGGACCTGGCCTATCTGCACCTCGTGCACGCCGACCCGGACACGGCGGTGTACCGGAGCATCCGCGCGGACTGGCCCGGCGTCCTGATCGGCAACCCGGTACTGCCCGACCTCACCACCGAGGGCGTCACCCGGGCCGCGGCCGGCATGCTGGCCGCCGGGGCCGATCTGGTCGCCCTCGGCAGGCCGTTCCTCGCCAACCCGGACCTGGTCACCCGCCTGCGCCTCGGCGCACCGCTCACCCCGGTCCGGGACCGGTACCTGATGTACACGGGCGGGGCGACCGGCTACACCGACTACCCCGCCCTCGACGATCAGCCGTCCAGCGCCTCGATGGTCGCGTTGGACGGGCCCCGCGTCGCCTGA
- a CDS encoding dipeptidase, with the protein MTSLEAARELLREFPVVDGHNDLPWALREQVRYDLDARDIAASQGAHLHTDIPRLREGGVGAQFWSVYVRSDYAGDKAVSATLEQIDCVRQLLARYPADLRPALTAADMEAARAEGRIASLMGAEGGHSIADSLATLRALYALGVRYMTLTHNDNIAWADSATDEPGVGGLSAFGREVVREMNRAGMLVDLSHVAATTMRDALDATSAPVIFSHSSARAVCDHPRNIPDDVLERLPGNGGVAMVTFVPKFVLQAAVDWTAAADENMRAHGFHHLDTTAEAMKVHRAFEESTPRPIATVSTVADHLDHMREVAGVDHIGIGGDYDGTAFTPDGLGDVSGYPNLIAELLDRGWSKPDLAKLTWQNAVRVLGAAEDVARDLQATRGPSNATIEALDG; encoded by the coding sequence ATGACCTCCCTGGAGGCAGCCCGGGAACTCCTGCGCGAGTTCCCGGTCGTCGACGGCCACAACGACCTCCCCTGGGCCCTGCGCGAACAGGTCCGCTACGACCTCGACGCCCGCGACATCGCCGCCTCCCAGGGCGCCCACCTGCACACCGACATCCCCCGCCTGCGCGAGGGCGGCGTGGGCGCGCAGTTCTGGTCGGTGTACGTCCGCTCGGACTACGCCGGTGACAAGGCGGTCAGCGCCACCCTCGAACAGATCGACTGCGTACGGCAGTTGCTGGCGCGCTACCCGGCCGACCTGCGCCCGGCGCTGACGGCGGCGGACATGGAAGCCGCCCGCGCCGAGGGCCGGATCGCCTCCCTCATGGGCGCCGAGGGCGGCCACTCCATCGCCGACTCGCTCGCCACGCTGCGGGCGCTGTACGCGCTCGGTGTCCGCTACATGACCCTCACCCACAACGACAACATCGCGTGGGCCGACTCGGCGACGGACGAGCCCGGCGTGGGCGGTCTGTCGGCCTTCGGCCGCGAGGTCGTCCGGGAGATGAACCGCGCGGGCATGCTGGTGGACCTCTCGCATGTGGCGGCTACGACGATGCGGGACGCGCTGGACGCCACGTCGGCACCGGTGATCTTCTCCCACTCCTCCGCCCGCGCGGTGTGCGACCACCCGCGCAACATCCCCGACGACGTCCTGGAACGCCTCCCCGGCAACGGCGGCGTCGCGATGGTGACGTTCGTGCCGAAGTTCGTGCTCCAGGCGGCGGTCGACTGGACGGCCGCGGCCGACGAGAACATGCGCGCCCACGGCTTCCACCACCTCGACACCACCGCCGAGGCGATGAAGGTGCACCGCGCCTTCGAGGAGAGCACCCCGCGCCCGATCGCCACCGTCTCCACGGTCGCCGACCACCTGGACCACATGCGCGAGGTCGCGGGCGTGGACCACATCGGCATCGGCGGCGACTACGACGGCACCGCCTTCACCCCGGACGGCCTGGGCGACGTGTCCGGCTACCCCAACCTGATCGCCGAACTGCTGGACCGCGGCTGGTCAAAGCCCGACCTGGCCAAGCTGACCTGGCAGAACGCGGTACGGGTACTGGGCGCGGCCGAGGACGTCGCCCGCGACCTTCAGGCGACGCGGGGCCCGTCCAACGCGACCATCGAGGCGCTGGACGGCTGA
- the purE gene encoding 5-(carboxyamino)imidazole ribonucleotide mutase → MSTAVGPVVGIVMGSDSDWPVMEAAAQALDEFEIDYEVDVVSAHRMPREMVTYGEQAAERGLKVIIAGAGGAAHLPGMLASVTPLPVIGVPVPLKYLDGMDSLLSIVQMPAGVPVATVSVAGARNAGLLAARILATHDEDLLQRMREFQQELNDQATEKGKRLRAKVEGANGFGFGSGK, encoded by the coding sequence ATGAGCACCGCTGTCGGCCCCGTCGTGGGCATCGTGATGGGGTCGGACTCCGACTGGCCCGTCATGGAGGCCGCCGCCCAGGCCCTCGACGAGTTCGAGATCGACTACGAGGTCGACGTCGTCTCCGCGCACCGGATGCCGCGCGAGATGGTCACGTACGGCGAGCAGGCGGCCGAGCGCGGCCTGAAGGTGATCATCGCCGGTGCCGGTGGCGCCGCCCACCTCCCGGGCATGCTCGCCTCCGTCACGCCCCTCCCGGTCATCGGCGTGCCCGTCCCGCTGAAGTACCTCGACGGCATGGACTCCCTGCTCTCCATCGTGCAGATGCCGGCCGGCGTGCCCGTGGCCACCGTCTCGGTCGCCGGCGCGCGCAACGCCGGTCTGCTCGCCGCCCGTATCCTCGCCACCCACGACGAGGACCTGCTGCAGCGGATGCGCGAGTTCCAGCAGGAGCTGAACGACCAGGCCACCGAGAAGGGCAAGCGCCTGCGCGCCAAGGTAGAGGGCGCGAACGGCTTCGGCTTCGGCTCGGGGAAGTGA
- a CDS encoding 5-(carboxyamino)imidazole ribonucleotide synthase — protein sequence MTFPVVGMVGGGQLARMTHEAGIPLGIRFKLLSDTPQDSAAQVVSDVVIGDYRDLDTLRDFARGCDVITFDHEHVPTEHLRALEADGIPVRPGPDALVHAQDKGVMRAKLDAIGVPCPRHRIVTDPGDVAAFAGEGDGFPVVLKTVRGGYDGKGVWVVDSVEEAAEPFRAGVPVLAEEKVDFVRELAANVVRSPHGQAVAYPVVESRQVDGVCDTVIAPAPDLDRTLALKAEEMALTIAKELGVVGHLAVELFQTRDGRILVNELAMRPHNSGHWTQDGAITSQFANHVRAVLDLPLGDPRPRAQWTVMVNVLGGDYPDMYSAYLHCMARDPQLKIHMYGKDVKPGRKVGHVNTYGDDLDDVLERARHAAGYLKGTITE from the coding sequence GTGACGTTCCCGGTAGTCGGCATGGTCGGCGGGGGTCAGCTCGCTCGTATGACACACGAGGCGGGCATCCCGCTCGGCATCAGGTTCAAGCTCCTCAGTGACACCCCTCAGGATTCCGCGGCGCAGGTGGTGAGCGATGTCGTCATCGGCGACTATCGCGACCTCGACACGCTGCGCGATTTCGCCAGGGGCTGCGATGTGATCACTTTCGATCACGAACATGTACCCACCGAGCACCTCAGGGCCCTGGAGGCGGACGGCATCCCCGTCCGCCCGGGCCCCGACGCACTCGTGCACGCCCAGGACAAGGGCGTGATGCGCGCGAAGCTCGACGCGATCGGTGTGCCGTGCCCACGGCACAGGATCGTGACCGACCCAGGCGATGTCGCCGCTTTCGCGGGCGAGGGCGACGGCTTCCCCGTCGTCCTCAAGACCGTCCGCGGCGGCTACGACGGCAAGGGCGTCTGGGTCGTCGACTCCGTCGAGGAGGCCGCCGAGCCGTTCCGTGCCGGCGTCCCGGTCCTCGCCGAGGAGAAGGTCGACTTCGTACGGGAGCTCGCGGCGAACGTCGTACGTTCCCCGCACGGCCAGGCCGTCGCGTACCCGGTGGTCGAGTCCCGGCAGGTCGACGGCGTCTGCGACACCGTCATAGCCCCCGCCCCCGACCTCGACCGGACCCTCGCACTCAAGGCCGAGGAGATGGCCCTCACCATCGCCAAGGAACTCGGCGTCGTCGGCCACCTCGCCGTCGAGCTGTTCCAGACCCGCGACGGCCGGATCCTTGTCAACGAACTGGCGATGCGCCCGCACAACTCGGGCCACTGGACCCAGGACGGCGCGATCACCTCCCAGTTCGCCAACCACGTCCGCGCGGTCCTGGACCTCCCCCTCGGCGACCCGCGCCCGCGCGCCCAGTGGACCGTCATGGTCAACGTCCTCGGCGGCGACTACCCCGACATGTACTCCGCGTACCTGCACTGCATGGCCCGCGACCCCCAGCTGAAGATCCACATGTACGGCAAGGACGTGAAGCCCGGCCGCAAGGTCGGTCATGTCAACACCTACGGCGACGACCTCGACGACGTGCTGGAACGCGCCCGTCACGCAGCCGGCTACCTGAAGGGCACGATCACCGAATGA
- a CDS encoding GtrA family protein — MGRGSSGLHAAPPVPRSAVRQRFDRLMREVAKFGAVGGAGLLVNLLVFNLVRHVTDLQVVRASVIATVVAIVFNYVGFRYFTYRDRDKSRRTKELGLFLLFSVVGLVIENGVLYAATYGFDWDSPLQSNIFKFLGIGIATLFRFWSYRTWVFRALPVEEAVTGAESFLEPPRQATEPEKPRVRQRVG, encoded by the coding sequence ATGGGACGTGGTTCCTCGGGGCTTCATGCGGCGCCTCCAGTACCTCGCAGTGCGGTGCGACAGCGCTTTGACCGGCTGATGCGTGAGGTCGCCAAGTTCGGCGCGGTGGGTGGAGCGGGGCTGCTGGTCAACCTCCTCGTGTTCAACCTGGTGCGGCATGTGACCGACCTGCAGGTGGTGCGGGCGAGTGTCATCGCCACCGTCGTCGCGATCGTCTTCAACTACGTCGGCTTCCGCTACTTCACGTACCGGGATCGGGACAAGAGTCGTCGCACGAAGGAACTGGGTCTGTTCCTGCTGTTCAGCGTGGTCGGTCTGGTGATCGAGAACGGTGTGCTGTACGCGGCGACGTACGGGTTCGACTGGGACAGTCCGCTGCAGAGCAACATCTTCAAGTTCCTCGGCATCGGTATCGCGACGCTGTTCCGGTTCTGGTCGTATCGGACGTGGGTGTTCCGGGCGCTTCCGGTGGAGGAGGCGGTGACCGGCGCGGAATCGTTCCTGGAGCCGCCTCGGCAGGCAACGGAGCCGGAGAAGCCGCGGGTGCGGCAGCGGGTGGGCTGA
- a CDS encoding ATP-binding protein translates to MRRRLIQSTLAVVLVVIAVFGVSLVIVETRTITNTAQERVDTEAVRLVSIVDSRLLGDEIVDASVLRDQIQGDRYAEIRIPGKPLIEVGSKPTGDVISAKETGEEGETITVQEPRSSVTREVGRTLLIIGAVALLAVIAAVLLAVRQANRLASPLTDLAETAERLGSGDPRPRHKRYGVHELDRVADVLDSSAERIGRMLTAERRLAADASHQLRTPLTALSMRLEEITLTDDLDTVKEEATIALTQVERLTDVVERLLTNSRDPRNGSAVTFDLDEVIQQQLAEWRPAYRNVGRAIVSSGKRHLQAVGTPGAVAQVLAALIENSLMHGGGTVALRTRVTGNQAVIEVTDEGPGIPADLGARIFERAISGRNSTGIGLAVARDLAEADGGRLEMLQTNPPVLALFLSRTPPLKKQPEDSGPTVR, encoded by the coding sequence ATGCGCCGCCGACTGATTCAGTCCACCCTCGCCGTCGTTCTCGTCGTCATCGCCGTCTTCGGCGTGTCCCTCGTCATCGTCGAGACCCGGACGATCACCAACACCGCGCAGGAGCGGGTGGACACCGAGGCGGTGCGGCTGGTCAGCATCGTGGACAGCCGGCTGCTCGGTGACGAGATCGTGGACGCCTCGGTGCTGCGGGATCAGATCCAGGGGGATCGTTACGCCGAGATCCGGATCCCGGGCAAGCCGTTGATCGAGGTGGGCTCCAAGCCGACCGGTGACGTCATCAGCGCCAAGGAGACCGGCGAGGAGGGCGAGACGATCACCGTGCAGGAGCCGCGGTCGTCGGTGACGCGGGAGGTCGGCCGTACGCTGCTGATCATCGGGGCGGTGGCGCTGCTGGCGGTGATCGCGGCGGTCCTGCTGGCGGTACGCCAGGCGAACCGTCTCGCCTCCCCGCTCACCGACCTCGCGGAGACGGCGGAACGCCTCGGCTCGGGCGACCCCCGCCCCCGCCACAAGCGGTACGGCGTCCATGAGCTGGACCGCGTGGCGGACGTGCTGGACTCCTCCGCCGAGCGCATCGGGCGCATGCTGACCGCGGAACGCCGCCTGGCCGCGGACGCCTCGCACCAGCTGCGCACGCCGCTCACGGCACTCTCCATGCGCCTGGAGGAGATCACCCTCACCGACGATCTCGACACGGTGAAGGAAGAGGCGACCATCGCCCTGACCCAGGTGGAGCGCCTCACCGACGTGGTCGAGCGCCTCCTGACCAACTCCCGCGACCCGCGCAACGGCTCCGCCGTCACCTTCGACCTCGACGAGGTCATCCAGCAGCAGCTGGCCGAGTGGCGCCCGGCGTACCGCAACGTGGGCCGGGCGATCGTCAGCTCGGGCAAGCGCCACCTCCAGGCGGTCGGCACGCCGGGCGCGGTCGCTCAGGTCCTGGCGGCCCTGATCGAGAACTCCCTCATGCACGGCGGCGGCACGGTGGCGCTGCGCACCCGCGTGACGGGCAACCAGGCGGTCATCGAGGTCACGGACGAGGGCCCGGGCATCCCGGCGGACCTGGGCGCCCGCATCTTCGAGCGGGCCATCAGCGGCCGCAACTCCACAGGCATCGGCCTCGCGGTAGCCCGCGACCTGGCGGAAGCCGACGGCGGCCGCCTGGAAATGCTCCAGACCAACCCCCCGGTACTCGCCCTGTTCCTCTCCCGCACGCCGCCGCTGAAGAAGCAGCCGGAGGATTCGGGGCCGACGGTCAGGTAG